A single region of the Halopiger xanaduensis SH-6 genome encodes:
- a CDS encoding ArsA family ATPase: MSESTTTTRSEDATAVDAGSETEFVFVGGKGGVGKTTVSSAYALECADAGLETLIVSTDPAHSTADVFEQEFDDDPQPVEGYDGLSAMEIDPDQEVEEHLMDLKRQLNDQLSAGMVNEVDAQLEMAHQTPGAYEAALFDRFIEVMRNADPYDRVVFDTSPTGATLRLLALPDLLEGWIDRLMAKREHSIDLYEKAAIGNQAPRRVMDGDPILSRLQARKERFEFAGEVLRGQSSFYLVLNPDELSIRETQRSLAQLRDADLPVEGLVVNRLTPEPEPHEEGRGATYLRQRVETERERLERIEREFDVPVVATIETRVEEVRGSLLEEVAAELNVSVN, encoded by the coding sequence ATGAGCGAGTCTACCACGACGACCCGATCCGAGGACGCGACCGCTGTCGACGCCGGTTCGGAAACCGAGTTCGTCTTCGTCGGCGGCAAGGGCGGCGTCGGCAAAACCACCGTCTCGAGCGCCTACGCCCTCGAGTGCGCCGACGCGGGACTCGAGACGTTGATCGTGTCGACGGATCCGGCCCACAGCACGGCCGACGTCTTCGAGCAGGAATTCGACGACGACCCGCAGCCGGTCGAGGGGTACGACGGGCTCTCCGCCATGGAGATCGACCCCGACCAGGAGGTCGAGGAGCACCTCATGGACCTCAAGCGCCAGCTGAACGACCAGCTGAGCGCGGGGATGGTCAACGAGGTCGACGCCCAACTCGAGATGGCCCACCAGACCCCCGGTGCGTACGAAGCGGCCCTGTTCGACCGGTTCATCGAGGTGATGCGCAACGCCGATCCCTACGACCGGGTCGTGTTCGACACCTCGCCGACCGGGGCGACCCTGCGGCTGCTCGCGCTCCCGGACCTGCTCGAGGGGTGGATCGACCGGCTGATGGCCAAACGCGAGCACAGCATCGACCTCTACGAGAAGGCCGCGATCGGCAATCAGGCGCCCCGGCGCGTGATGGACGGCGATCCGATCCTCTCCCGCCTGCAGGCGCGGAAGGAACGGTTCGAGTTCGCCGGCGAGGTACTGCGCGGGCAATCGTCGTTCTACCTCGTGTTGAATCCCGACGAGCTTTCGATCCGGGAAACCCAGCGCTCGCTCGCGCAACTGCGCGACGCCGACCTCCCCGTCGAGGGGCTCGTCGTCAACCGGCTGACGCCGGAACCGGAACCCCACGAGGAGGGTCGCGGCGCGACGTATCTCCGCCAGCGCGTCGAAACCGAGCGCGAGCGCCTCGAGCGGATCGAACGCGAGTTCGACGTGCCGGTCGTCGCGACGATCGAAACGCGCGTCGAGGAAGTTCGGGGGAGCCTGCTCGAGGAGGTCGCTGCGGAACTTAACGTCTCAGTGAACTGA
- a CDS encoding carbon starvation CstA family protein: MAGVIWIVALVLVLFSVAYVGYGRYLSQFVDLDDSRETPAHKYQDGQEYVPAKKPVLLGHHYSSIAGGAPIVGPITAALVWGWVPALLWVAIGNPLIGAVHDFVSLSSSLRHEGKSIGYIIGEYVGERGKNMLLWFAFLLTILVVAVFALVIGIVFDAYPQAATASLLYVGLAFVFGFWLYQLNLPFSIGTIVFVTGIFATVWVGIQYPIALFGAEFPNATDTIVLFGETAPWFIPTLGQGANVGAWVLVMLVYGGLASVLPVWMLLQPRDYLSSFLLYSGVGGALLAVIVGTFVTTTSQPLEFQIDAWYGLLGSDNAAYDLMPLFPLLFITIACGTISGFHSLVSSGTTAKQLDKETDARLIGYGGMLGEGLLAAVALCTIGVAGIAGAGGIGTALPNFATGGGVILTAFGIPETYGAPFMALVLASFLLTSMDTAVRLSRYMVEEIVGTPETAIEGYGANRYVNTTFVVAFAFVLLGTGSWEDLWLLFGGANQLLAALALLTGTVWLANWDRSKQLYSTGAPLALMAFITVCGLLWVAFYQVLYSRLLSGDPTVWTWIAGGGQILINLTLLALALALLRIGYGNISSIRGVGDEAVAADGGDVERTDD, from the coding sequence ATGGCAGGAGTGATCTGGATCGTGGCACTGGTGCTGGTACTGTTCAGCGTCGCGTACGTCGGGTACGGGCGCTACCTCTCGCAGTTCGTCGACTTAGACGACAGTCGGGAGACGCCGGCACACAAGTACCAAGACGGGCAGGAGTACGTACCGGCCAAGAAACCGGTCTTACTGGGGCATCACTACTCGAGTATCGCGGGCGGGGCGCCGATCGTCGGCCCGATCACGGCCGCGCTGGTCTGGGGTTGGGTGCCGGCACTGCTGTGGGTCGCGATCGGCAACCCGCTGATCGGCGCGGTCCACGACTTCGTCTCGCTCTCGAGCAGCCTTCGACACGAGGGGAAGTCGATCGGCTACATCATCGGCGAGTACGTCGGGGAACGCGGCAAGAACATGCTGCTGTGGTTCGCGTTCCTGCTGACGATTCTCGTCGTCGCGGTGTTCGCGCTGGTCATCGGGATCGTGTTCGACGCCTATCCGCAGGCGGCGACGGCGAGCCTCCTCTACGTAGGGCTCGCGTTCGTGTTCGGGTTCTGGCTGTACCAGCTGAACCTCCCGTTCTCGATCGGGACGATCGTGTTCGTCACCGGTATCTTCGCGACGGTGTGGGTCGGCATCCAGTACCCGATCGCGCTGTTCGGTGCGGAGTTCCCGAACGCGACCGATACGATCGTACTGTTCGGCGAAACCGCACCGTGGTTTATTCCGACGCTCGGACAGGGTGCCAACGTCGGGGCGTGGGTGCTGGTGATGCTCGTCTACGGCGGGCTCGCCAGCGTCCTGCCGGTGTGGATGCTGCTCCAGCCCCGCGACTACCTCTCGTCGTTCCTGCTGTACTCCGGCGTCGGCGGCGCGCTGCTGGCCGTGATCGTCGGGACGTTCGTCACGACCACCAGCCAACCGCTGGAGTTCCAAATCGACGCGTGGTACGGACTGCTCGGCAGCGACAACGCGGCGTACGATCTGATGCCGCTGTTCCCGCTGCTTTTCATCACGATCGCCTGCGGGACGATCAGCGGGTTCCACTCGCTGGTCTCGTCGGGCACCACCGCGAAGCAACTCGACAAGGAGACCGACGCGCGCCTGATCGGGTACGGCGGCATGCTCGGCGAAGGACTGCTCGCCGCCGTCGCGCTCTGTACGATCGGCGTCGCCGGCATCGCCGGCGCCGGCGGGATCGGCACGGCGCTGCCGAACTTCGCGACCGGCGGCGGCGTGATCCTCACGGCCTTCGGCATTCCGGAGACCTACGGCGCGCCGTTCATGGCGCTGGTGCTGGCCAGCTTCCTCCTGACGAGCATGGACACGGCCGTCCGACTGAGCCGGTACATGGTCGAGGAGATCGTCGGCACGCCCGAAACGGCGATCGAGGGCTACGGCGCCAACCGCTACGTCAACACGACGTTCGTCGTCGCCTTCGCCTTCGTGCTGCTCGGTACGGGAAGCTGGGAGGACCTGTGGCTGCTGTTCGGCGGCGCGAACCAGCTGCTGGCCGCGCTGGCGCTGCTGACCGGAACGGTCTGGCTCGCCAACTGGGACCGAAGCAAGCAGCTGTACAGTACCGGCGCCCCGCTGGCTCTGATGGCTTTCATCACGGTGTGTGGCCTCCTGTGGGTCGCGTTCTACCAGGTGCTGTACAGTCGACTCCTCTCCGGTGACCCTACGGTCTGGACCTGGATCGCCGGCGGCGGACAGATCCTCATCAACCTGACGCTGCTCGCGCTGGCGCTGGCGCTGCTCCGGATCGGCTACGGCAACATCTCGTCGATTCGCGGCGTCGGCGACGAGGCTGTCGCAGCCGACGGCGGCGACGTAGAACGGACTGACGACTGA
- a CDS encoding redox-regulated ATPase YchF yields MSTSYRIGLVGKPSVGKSSFFNAATMNDVPEGAYPFTTIDPSVGEAYVRVDCAAPEFDEECTPNVGYCDHGTRFVPTKLVDVAGLIPGAHEGAGLGNQFLTDLNETDVLVHVVDFSGQTDLEGEPTEDHDPRKDIDFLEEELDQWYLGVLEKGIERYESGYTTEDDAIEEELAEQMSAFKTNEDEIKRLIRRTDVGFDPAAWEDDEKLRLAREIRKETKPMVVAANKMDLPEAQENYEEITDDPDYDHLTFVPCSAHAEKALKSADKAGVVDYRPGDADFEITGDISGEQEQGLEQIRDFLSEYGATGVQAALETALFDVLGVVPVFPGGANGLGNERGEVLPDCYLIPPNSTAEDFAYSLHSDIGDGFLHAIDCRTNRQLGKDYEVEPRDVIEVITTN; encoded by the coding sequence ATGAGTACGAGTTACCGAATCGGACTGGTCGGCAAACCGTCCGTCGGCAAATCTTCCTTCTTCAACGCAGCGACGATGAACGACGTGCCCGAGGGCGCGTACCCGTTCACGACTATCGACCCCAGCGTGGGCGAGGCCTACGTCCGCGTCGACTGCGCGGCCCCCGAATTCGACGAGGAATGTACCCCCAACGTCGGCTACTGCGATCACGGCACCCGGTTCGTCCCGACGAAACTCGTCGACGTCGCCGGCCTCATTCCCGGCGCCCACGAGGGCGCCGGCCTGGGCAACCAGTTCCTCACCGACCTGAACGAAACCGACGTGCTCGTCCACGTCGTCGACTTCTCCGGCCAGACCGACCTCGAGGGCGAACCCACCGAGGACCACGACCCGCGCAAGGACATCGACTTCTTAGAGGAGGAGCTCGACCAGTGGTACCTCGGCGTCTTGGAGAAGGGCATCGAACGCTACGAGTCGGGCTACACCACCGAGGACGACGCCATCGAAGAAGAGCTCGCCGAACAGATGAGCGCGTTCAAGACCAACGAGGACGAGATCAAGCGCCTCATCCGCCGGACGGATGTCGGCTTCGATCCCGCGGCTTGGGAGGACGACGAGAAACTCAGACTCGCCCGCGAGATCCGCAAGGAGACCAAGCCGATGGTCGTCGCCGCAAACAAGATGGACCTCCCGGAGGCACAGGAAAACTACGAGGAGATCACGGACGATCCCGACTACGACCACCTCACGTTCGTCCCCTGCAGCGCCCACGCCGAGAAGGCGCTGAAATCCGCCGACAAGGCCGGCGTCGTCGACTACCGGCCCGGCGACGCGGACTTCGAGATCACGGGCGATATCTCCGGCGAGCAGGAACAGGGACTCGAGCAGATTCGAGACTTCCTCTCCGAGTACGGCGCGACGGGCGTCCAGGCGGCCCTCGAGACGGCGCTGTTCGACGTGCTCGGCGTCGTGCCGGTGTTCCCCGGCGGCGCGAACGGGCTGGGCAACGAGCGCGGCGAGGTGCTGCCCGACTGCTACCTGATCCCGCCGAACTCGACCGCGGAGGACTTCGCGTACAGCCTCCACTCCGATATCGGCGACGGGTTCCTCCACGCCATCGACTGCCGGACGAACCGCCAACTGGGCAAGGACTACGAGGTCGAACCGCGGGACGTGATCGAGGTTATTACGACGAACTGA
- a CDS encoding pyridoxal-phosphate-dependent aminotransferase family protein, which yields MSDDRLRMTPGPTEVPAAVRQRMAEPMPNPDVESEFFETYRSLTANLERIYAAGGDADDASTDRDVVVLGGEGILGLEAAIASLVEDGDRVLCLSNGLYGDGFADFVEDYGGEAVTCEFPWRGTLEADTVREELERAADAGEPFDLATMVHCETPTGTLSDLEPVLDALEDHGVLSVVDAVSALGGTPVPTDRIDVCLGASQKCLSAPPGLTTCAISERAWERIEAVETRSLYTNLEPWRNAADEDVEWFPYTHLSANVAGLETATDLLLEEGLENVFERHADAARRCRERAAELGLETYPDEGAASPTVTALEVGGRATELQERMREEHDIVLATGLGDLEDDVLRVGHMGHNARLDQVDETMDALEAVLE from the coding sequence ATGAGCGACGATCGACTGCGGATGACCCCCGGACCGACCGAGGTCCCTGCCGCGGTGCGCCAGCGGATGGCCGAACCGATGCCCAATCCCGACGTCGAGAGCGAATTCTTCGAGACGTATCGGTCGCTGACGGCTAACCTCGAGCGGATCTACGCGGCGGGCGGGGACGCCGACGACGCGAGCACCGACCGGGACGTCGTCGTGCTCGGCGGCGAGGGCATTCTGGGCCTCGAGGCCGCAATCGCCTCGCTCGTCGAGGACGGCGACCGCGTGCTCTGCCTCTCGAACGGGCTCTACGGCGACGGCTTCGCCGACTTCGTCGAGGACTACGGCGGCGAGGCCGTCACCTGCGAGTTCCCCTGGCGAGGGACGCTCGAGGCCGACACCGTCCGCGAGGAACTCGAGCGCGCCGCCGACGCCGGCGAGCCGTTCGACCTCGCGACGATGGTCCACTGCGAGACGCCGACGGGGACGCTTTCCGACCTCGAGCCGGTCCTCGACGCGCTCGAGGACCACGGCGTGCTCTCGGTCGTCGACGCAGTCTCAGCCCTGGGCGGCACGCCCGTCCCGACCGACCGGATCGACGTCTGCCTCGGCGCGAGCCAGAAGTGTCTGAGCGCGCCGCCGGGGCTGACGACCTGCGCGATCAGCGAGCGCGCCTGGGAGCGCATCGAGGCCGTCGAGACCCGGTCGCTGTACACGAACCTCGAGCCCTGGCGGAACGCCGCCGACGAGGACGTCGAGTGGTTCCCCTACACCCACCTCTCGGCGAACGTCGCCGGCCTCGAGACCGCAACCGATCTGCTGCTCGAGGAGGGCCTCGAGAACGTCTTCGAGCGCCACGCGGACGCGGCCCGGCGGTGTCGCGAGCGCGCCGCGGAACTCGGCCTCGAGACGTACCCCGACGAGGGCGCGGCGTCGCCGACCGTCACCGCGCTCGAGGTCGGCGGTCGGGCCACGGAACTGCAGGAACGCATGCGCGAGGAGCACGACATCGTCCTCGCGACCGGGCTCGGCGACCTCGAGGACGACGTTCTCCGCGTGGGCCACATGGGCCACAACGCGCGCCTCGACCAGGTCGACGAGACGATGGACGCGCTCGAAGCGGTGCTCGAGTGA
- a CDS encoding class I SAM-dependent methyltransferase: protein MTERSVRPAAEPDDVNHPVFAALYDLLPDSVLLRPHREYLARDLSGRVLEIGPGSGAMFPYVADGAAADLEYHAIEPDPNMRTRAAKTAREAGLTVDLRDARAESLPYPDDSFDAVVSALVFCTVQDPDAALSEITRVLRPDSEFRFLEHVGNDGWRRTGQNLLNPLWKRASGGCHLTRDTISRFVAHDAFDVEEIERLEFGFFPVTPVVRGTLRRERDGLGLGSAGPL, encoded by the coding sequence ATGACCGAACGATCAGTCCGACCGGCGGCCGAACCCGACGACGTGAACCATCCCGTCTTCGCGGCGCTCTACGACTTGCTTCCGGACTCGGTGTTGCTGCGACCCCACCGCGAGTACCTCGCGCGGGACCTCTCGGGCCGGGTCCTCGAGATCGGGCCGGGAAGCGGAGCGATGTTTCCGTACGTCGCCGACGGCGCCGCGGCCGATCTCGAGTACCACGCGATCGAACCGGACCCGAACATGCGAACGCGCGCGGCGAAGACGGCTCGCGAGGCCGGCCTGACGGTCGATCTGCGGGACGCTCGCGCCGAGTCGCTGCCCTACCCCGACGACTCGTTCGACGCGGTCGTCTCGGCGCTGGTTTTTTGCACCGTGCAGGACCCCGACGCCGCGCTGTCCGAAATCACGCGCGTCCTGCGGCCCGACAGCGAGTTTCGCTTCCTCGAGCACGTCGGCAACGACGGCTGGCGCAGGACCGGCCAGAACCTGTTGAACCCGCTGTGGAAACGGGCCTCGGGCGGCTGTCACCTGACCCGGGATACGATCTCACGGTTCGTCGCCCACGACGCGTTTGACGTCGAGGAAATCGAGCGCCTCGAGTTCGGGTTCTTCCCGGTGACGCCGGTCGTCCGCGGGACGCTGCGCCGGGAACGGGACGGACTCGGGCTCGGGAGCGCGGGACCGCTCTGA
- a CDS encoding MEDS domain-containing protein has protein sequence MSKQVSDHTSRHLTADDGRQFASAQPNVDIRGPPGSVESHEDNDHFALIYEDRRQQFETVVPFIEEGLERGERCIYVADDNTVDEVLEAMRIRGIPVERARESGALVVHTAEETYRRTGEFDREAMLEFWEGALADATADEFTGLRAAAEMTWALDDDETELDDLCEYEELLNPLYDGEDYAVLCQYNRNRFPAEILHDVLKTHPFLVYDDTTVCQNFYYTPPAEYFGDARPSRELDRKLATLVDRTDARTTIETRERYQRELYETIADPTASLGEKIENLLELGRQRLGLEIGYFTETRDENAFEIVEAVGDHEQIRPGVTDSLCDTYCEKLLASPGTIAVRDAAEVGWTDDPAYERFGLDAYFGTTVHVGGEEYGTLCFAAETPRERSYTDAERTFLDLMGQCVEYELERRRRERFLRESYRITADTTRNFDEKLEELLELGREWFGLEMGGLNHLPAWGGEFRLERGVGLGVDPDEELWSNPGYGCFCRQTIEADEPIAMADVRGTNWEDDVIHREFGLTSYLGTRVMNGSTPYGTFWFGSTEPRDRPFSETERTFIELMGQWVSYELEREQREHHQQTLSRIAADPDRSFEAKLDDLFELGCERFDLEMGGIAKIDPATDSFTVQATNGDHDQLQPGAEAPLSETYCRATVDDEPIANVTDPERAGFGNTLAYDEFGVETYIGTRIELENEPDRTFFFVSTESRDRAFTDAELTFHQLMAQWIQYELERTQRERALEESNERLEQFAYAASHDLQEPLRMVTSYLQLLENRYADAFDEDGEEFLEFAVDGAERMREMIDGLLAYSRVETQGDPFEPVDLDSLLDAVREDLQIQIDETDAEITADDLPRVSGDASQLRQVFQNLLENAIRYSGDDPPRIRTDATRRGREWVISVEDDGIGIDPDDQDRVFTVFDRLHSREEYEGTGIGLALCQRIVERHGGDIWVDSEPGEGSTFSFTLPAVRDR, from the coding sequence ATGAGTAAACAGGTATCTGACCACACCAGCCGCCATCTCACAGCTGACGACGGACGTCAGTTCGCATCCGCACAACCGAACGTCGATATTCGCGGCCCGCCCGGATCGGTCGAGAGCCACGAGGACAACGACCACTTCGCCCTTATCTACGAGGACCGACGGCAGCAGTTCGAAACGGTCGTCCCGTTCATCGAGGAGGGACTCGAGCGCGGCGAGCGGTGTATCTACGTCGCCGACGACAACACCGTCGACGAGGTCCTCGAAGCGATGCGAATTCGCGGTATCCCCGTCGAGCGCGCCCGCGAGTCGGGAGCGCTCGTCGTCCACACGGCCGAAGAGACCTACCGCCGAACCGGCGAGTTCGACCGCGAGGCGATGCTCGAGTTCTGGGAGGGCGCCCTCGCGGACGCGACCGCCGACGAGTTCACGGGACTCAGGGCGGCCGCCGAGATGACGTGGGCGCTCGACGACGACGAGACGGAACTCGACGACCTCTGCGAGTACGAAGAACTCCTCAATCCGCTCTACGACGGCGAGGACTACGCGGTCCTCTGTCAGTACAACCGGAACCGGTTCCCGGCGGAGATTCTCCACGACGTCCTCAAAACCCACCCGTTTCTCGTCTACGACGACACGACCGTCTGTCAGAACTTCTACTACACTCCGCCGGCGGAGTACTTCGGCGACGCCCGGCCGTCGCGGGAACTCGACCGGAAGCTGGCGACGCTCGTCGATCGGACCGACGCGCGAACGACGATCGAGACCCGCGAGCGGTACCAGCGGGAACTCTACGAGACGATCGCGGACCCGACCGCGTCGCTCGGCGAGAAGATCGAGAACCTGCTCGAGCTGGGCCGCCAGCGGCTCGGCCTCGAGATCGGCTACTTCACGGAAACCCGCGACGAGAACGCGTTCGAGATCGTGGAAGCCGTCGGGGACCACGAACAGATCCGGCCGGGAGTCACCGACTCGCTCTGTGACACCTACTGCGAAAAGCTGCTCGCCTCGCCCGGGACGATCGCCGTCCGCGACGCGGCCGAGGTCGGGTGGACCGACGACCCCGCCTACGAGCGGTTCGGCTTGGACGCGTACTTCGGCACGACCGTCCACGTCGGCGGCGAGGAGTACGGGACGCTGTGTTTCGCCGCCGAGACGCCGCGCGAGAGATCGTACACGGACGCGGAACGGACGTTCCTCGACCTGATGGGGCAGTGCGTGGAGTACGAACTCGAGCGCCGGCGCCGCGAGCGATTCCTCCGGGAGAGCTACCGGATCACGGCCGATACCACCCGCAACTTCGACGAGAAACTCGAGGAGCTGCTCGAGTTGGGACGGGAGTGGTTCGGCCTCGAGATGGGCGGGCTGAACCACCTCCCGGCGTGGGGCGGCGAGTTTCGGCTGGAGCGGGGCGTCGGCCTCGGCGTCGATCCCGACGAGGAGCTGTGGTCGAATCCGGGGTACGGGTGCTTCTGCCGACAGACCATCGAAGCCGACGAGCCGATCGCGATGGCGGACGTTCGCGGTACCAACTGGGAAGACGACGTGATCCACCGCGAGTTCGGGTTGACCAGCTACCTCGGGACGCGAGTGATGAACGGGTCGACGCCGTACGGGACGTTCTGGTTCGGGAGTACGGAACCCCGCGACCGGCCGTTCTCCGAGACCGAGCGCACGTTCATCGAGTTGATGGGCCAGTGGGTCAGCTACGAACTCGAGCGCGAACAGCGCGAACACCACCAGCAGACGCTGAGCCGGATCGCCGCCGATCCCGATCGGTCGTTCGAGGCGAAGCTGGACGATCTGTTCGAACTTGGCTGCGAACGATTCGACCTCGAGATGGGCGGGATCGCGAAAATCGATCCGGCAACTGATTCGTTCACGGTCCAAGCCACGAACGGCGACCACGACCAGCTTCAGCCCGGCGCTGAGGCGCCGCTCTCGGAGACCTACTGTCGGGCCACGGTCGACGACGAGCCGATCGCAAACGTTACCGATCCCGAACGAGCCGGGTTCGGCAACACCCTCGCGTACGACGAGTTCGGCGTCGAGACGTACATCGGCACCCGCATCGAACTCGAGAACGAGCCCGATCGGACCTTCTTCTTCGTCTCGACGGAGTCGCGCGACCGGGCGTTCACGGACGCCGAACTGACCTTCCACCAGCTCATGGCCCAGTGGATCCAGTACGAACTCGAGCGGACCCAGCGGGAACGGGCGCTCGAGGAATCGAACGAGCGCTTAGAGCAGTTCGCCTACGCGGCCTCCCACGACCTGCAAGAACCGCTGCGGATGGTCACGAGCTACCTCCAACTCCTCGAGAACCGGTACGCCGACGCCTTCGACGAGGACGGCGAGGAGTTCCTCGAGTTCGCGGTCGACGGCGCCGAGCGCATGCGCGAGATGATCGACGGCCTGCTGGCTTACTCGCGGGTCGAGACGCAGGGCGATCCGTTCGAGCCGGTCGACCTCGACAGCCTGCTCGACGCCGTCCGGGAGGACCTCCAGATTCAGATCGACGAGACCGACGCCGAAATTACGGCCGACGACCTCCCCCGCGTGTCGGGCGACGCGAGCCAGTTGCGCCAGGTCTTCCAGAACTTGCTCGAGAACGCGATCCGGTACAGCGGCGACGACCCGCCGCGGATCCGCACCGATGCGACTCGCCGCGGGCGGGAGTGGGTGATCTCGGTCGAAGACGACGGGATCGGCATCGATCCGGACGATCAGGATCGGGTGTTCACCGTCTTCGATCGGCTCCACAGCCGCGAGGAGTACGAGGGAACCGGTATCGGCCTGGCGCTCTGTCAACGGATCGTCGAACGCCACGGCGGCGACATCTGGGTCGACTCCGAACCCGGCGAGGGCTCGACGTTCTCGTTCACGCTCCCTGCGGTGCGCGATCGATAA
- a CDS encoding NAD(P)H-hydrate dehydratase, translating into MGRLQRTLSNVSEETGKDNGRIAVVGGSIDYPNQPAIAGMAALRTGSDHVRALVAENIYEIVATHSPNLLASYYAGERFSEDAVEQALDVCGWADALVIGPGLVDAETEAVCETIDGVDVPVVVDALAIEPALDADLSSAILTPSSSEDDPIREAYGSLETFTEETGAVITLTGDVDEIVAGGERLHNETGTSALTVAGTGDTLAGITASLLGQGMDRTAAAELGAWILGKSGELATAEYGPGVLATDVIDRVPDTIR; encoded by the coding sequence ATGGGACGACTCCAGCGAACGCTCTCGAACGTCTCCGAGGAGACGGGGAAGGACAACGGCCGGATCGCCGTCGTCGGCGGCAGCATCGACTACCCGAACCAGCCGGCGATCGCCGGCATGGCGGCGCTGCGGACCGGCTCGGACCACGTCCGGGCGCTGGTCGCCGAGAACATCTACGAGATCGTCGCGACCCACTCGCCGAACCTGTTAGCGAGCTACTACGCCGGCGAGCGGTTCAGCGAAGACGCCGTCGAGCAAGCCCTGGACGTCTGCGGGTGGGCCGACGCGCTCGTGATCGGCCCCGGACTCGTCGACGCGGAAACCGAGGCGGTCTGCGAGACCATCGACGGCGTTGACGTCCCCGTCGTCGTCGACGCGCTCGCGATCGAACCCGCGCTCGACGCCGACCTCTCGAGTGCGATCCTCACGCCGAGCAGTTCCGAGGACGATCCGATTCGGGAAGCCTACGGCTCCCTCGAGACGTTCACGGAGGAGACGGGTGCGGTGATCACGCTGACCGGCGACGTGGACGAGATCGTCGCCGGCGGCGAGCGACTGCACAACGAGACCGGCACCTCGGCGCTGACGGTCGCCGGAACGGGCGACACGCTGGCCGGGATCACGGCGTCGCTGCTGGGTCAGGGGATGGACCGGACGGCGGCCGCGGAACTGGGCGCGTGGATCCTCGGCAAGAGCGGCGAACTCGCGACGGCCGAGTACGGACCGGGCGTCCTCGCGACGGACGTGATCGACCGGGTTCCGGATACGATCCGGTGA
- a CDS encoding phosphoribosyltransferase — protein MFATRSEAGDRLAAELEGRGVEADVVLGIPRGALPVARPVADALEADLDVVVARKLGAPNNPELALGAVASDGSVWYNDALIDRLDVSDDYLEEIRAEEAQNAREKADRYRDSPGLPDLEGERVLVVDDGVATGATATACLRQVRAADADYVGLAVPVGSPQSVADLEAEADEVIALETPENFRAVGQFYREFGQVTDEEAIAYLEGLGGRS, from the coding sequence ATGTTCGCCACGCGAAGCGAGGCGGGCGATCGACTCGCGGCCGAACTCGAGGGGCGGGGCGTCGAGGCCGACGTCGTCCTCGGCATTCCGCGGGGCGCACTGCCGGTCGCTCGGCCGGTCGCGGACGCGCTCGAGGCCGACCTCGACGTCGTCGTCGCGCGAAAGCTGGGCGCGCCGAACAACCCGGAACTGGCCCTCGGTGCGGTCGCCAGCGACGGCAGCGTCTGGTACAACGACGCGCTCATCGATCGCCTCGACGTCTCCGACGACTACCTCGAGGAGATTCGCGCGGAGGAAGCGCAAAACGCCCGCGAGAAGGCCGACCGGTACCGCGATTCGCCGGGGCTGCCGGATCTCGAGGGAGAACGCGTCCTCGTCGTCGACGACGGCGTCGCGACGGGCGCCACCGCGACGGCGTGTCTCCGCCAGGTTCGGGCGGCCGACGCCGACTACGTCGGGCTGGCGGTGCCCGTCGGCTCGCCGCAGTCGGTCGCCGACCTCGAGGCCGAAGCCGACGAGGTGATCGCGCTCGAGACGCCCGAGAACTTCCGCGCGGTCGGGCAGTTCTACCGCGAGTTCGGACAGGTGACCGACGAGGAGGCGATCGCCTATCTGGAGGGACTGGGCGGCCGGTCCTAA
- a CDS encoding ERCC4 domain-containing protein — protein sequence MRVAVTVDDREPSGLVEAVREHPDVTEVVVDRLPSGDIAIDSIGFERKTPRDYVSTAMGRSGPDLEEQVARMAESYDHSYVLLEGDFLDLESLRTAVSPESIRGSMASITARHEVPVVPCTDRSRLVDFAIRLGRKHAEDPSSRRLPVGAVASRREPTTKRMYGCIDGIGPELATTLYERYPTVESLLAADLEDLTRIDGIGETRAETIYAAFRNDGTELE from the coding sequence ATGCGCGTCGCCGTCACCGTCGACGACCGGGAGCCCTCGGGTCTCGTCGAGGCCGTCCGCGAGCACCCCGACGTGACGGAGGTCGTCGTCGACCGGCTCCCCTCCGGCGACATCGCGATCGATTCGATCGGCTTCGAGCGGAAGACGCCCCGCGATTACGTCAGCACGGCGATGGGCCGCTCCGGTCCCGACCTCGAGGAGCAGGTCGCGCGGATGGCCGAGTCCTACGACCACTCCTACGTCCTGCTCGAGGGCGATTTCCTCGATCTGGAGTCGCTGCGGACGGCCGTCTCCCCCGAATCGATCCGCGGCTCGATGGCCTCGATCACGGCCCGCCACGAGGTGCCGGTCGTCCCCTGTACGGATCGCAGTCGGCTCGTCGACTTCGCGATCCGGCTCGGCCGGAAGCACGCCGAGGATCCCTCGAGCCGGCGGCTGCCGGTCGGCGCCGTCGCGAGTCGCAGGGAACCGACGACCAAGCGGATGTACGGCTGTATCGACGGCATCGGACCCGAACTCGCGACCACGCTGTACGAACGGTATCCGACCGTCGAGTCGCTGCTCGCGGCCGACCTCGAGGACCTCACGCGGATCGACGGTATCGGCGAGACGCGAGCGGAGACGATCTACGCGGCGTTTCGGAACGACGGGACGGAGTTGGAGTAG